A stretch of the Pygocentrus nattereri isolate fPygNat1 chromosome 29, fPygNat1.pri, whole genome shotgun sequence genome encodes the following:
- the fahd2a gene encoding fumarylacetoacetate hydrolase domain-containing protein 2A isoform X1: protein MRVLCGLWFSLRRLSDVSSLGTFRRPLSSDAMRLVQFCRKGNEGEIRVGVEHEQGHGVIDLKAFDPSMPPTMRGFLELGQKGMDCAQRALSSDQCIVPHSDIRLLSPVTGPDKVVCVGMNYKDHCLEQNAPIPTEPIIFSKFPSAITGPYDDIMLPNKTQKVDWEVELAFVIGQKGKHIKEEEALSYVAGFTVANDVSARDWQMEKNGKQWLLGKTFDTFCPLGPALVTTAALKDVHHLGVRCLVNGGVVQDSNTNQLIFKTEKLIAWVSQFATLYPGDVFLTGTPPGVGVFRKPPVFLKRGDVVECQIDEIGSIRNTVV, encoded by the exons ATGAGAGTGTTGTGTGGTTTGTGGTTCAGTTTGAGGAGACTCAGTGATGTATCCTCCTTAGGCACATTCAGGCGCCCCCTAAGCTCAGACGCCATGCGACTGGTCCAGTTCTGCCGTAAAGGAAATGAAGGGGAGATCAGGGTTGGTGTAGAGCATGAACAAGGCCATGGTGTCATTGACCTGAAAGCGTTTGACCCTTCCATGCCACCCACGATGAGAGGGTTTTTGGAGCTGGGACAGAAGGGCATGGACTGTGCTCAAAG agcTCTGTCAAGTGATCAATGCATAGTCCCTCATTCTGATATCAGGCTGTTGTCTCCAGTGACCGGCCCAGATAAAGTGGTGTGTGTGGGGATGAACTACAAGGACCACTGCTTGGAGCAGAACGCCCCCATCCCTACAGAGCCAATCATCTTCAGCAAATTTCCTTCCGCCATCACTGGCCCATATGATGACATCATGCTGCCCAACAAAACCCAG AAGGTGGACTGGGAGGTGGAGCTGGCCTTCGTGATTGGACAAAAAGGAAAGCACATCAAG GAGGAGGAGGCTCTCTCTTACGTTGCGGGATTCACCGTAGCCAATGACGTCAGCGCTCGTGACTGGCAGATGGAGAAGAACGGGAAGCAGTGGCTCCTGGGAAAAACATTTGACACGTTCTGTCCATTAGGACCCGCCCTCGTTACCACGGCAGCCCTGAAGG ATGTCCATCATTTGGGTGTCCGTTGCCTGGTTAACGGCGGTGTCGTTCAGGACAGCAACACCAATCAGCTGATCTTCAAGACAGAGAAGCTGATAGCATGGGTGTCCCA GTTTGCGACTCTGTATCCAGGTGATGTGTTTTTGACGGGCACTCCCCCAGGAGTCGGTGTGTTCAGAAAACCACCTGTTTTTCTGAAG AGAGGGGACGTGGTGGAGTGTCAGATTGATGAGATTGGATCCATCAGGAACACAGTGGTGTAA
- the fahd2a gene encoding fumarylacetoacetate hydrolase domain-containing protein 2A isoform X2, with protein MRLVQFCRKGNEGEIRVGVEHEQGHGVIDLKAFDPSMPPTMRGFLELGQKGMDCAQRALSSDQCIVPHSDIRLLSPVTGPDKVVCVGMNYKDHCLEQNAPIPTEPIIFSKFPSAITGPYDDIMLPNKTQKVDWEVELAFVIGQKGKHIKEEEALSYVAGFTVANDVSARDWQMEKNGKQWLLGKTFDTFCPLGPALVTTAALKDVHHLGVRCLVNGGVVQDSNTNQLIFKTEKLIAWVSQFATLYPGDVFLTGTPPGVGVFRKPPVFLKRGDVVECQIDEIGSIRNTVV; from the exons ATGCGACTGGTCCAGTTCTGCCGTAAAGGAAATGAAGGGGAGATCAGGGTTGGTGTAGAGCATGAACAAGGCCATGGTGTCATTGACCTGAAAGCGTTTGACCCTTCCATGCCACCCACGATGAGAGGGTTTTTGGAGCTGGGACAGAAGGGCATGGACTGTGCTCAAAG agcTCTGTCAAGTGATCAATGCATAGTCCCTCATTCTGATATCAGGCTGTTGTCTCCAGTGACCGGCCCAGATAAAGTGGTGTGTGTGGGGATGAACTACAAGGACCACTGCTTGGAGCAGAACGCCCCCATCCCTACAGAGCCAATCATCTTCAGCAAATTTCCTTCCGCCATCACTGGCCCATATGATGACATCATGCTGCCCAACAAAACCCAG AAGGTGGACTGGGAGGTGGAGCTGGCCTTCGTGATTGGACAAAAAGGAAAGCACATCAAG GAGGAGGAGGCTCTCTCTTACGTTGCGGGATTCACCGTAGCCAATGACGTCAGCGCTCGTGACTGGCAGATGGAGAAGAACGGGAAGCAGTGGCTCCTGGGAAAAACATTTGACACGTTCTGTCCATTAGGACCCGCCCTCGTTACCACGGCAGCCCTGAAGG ATGTCCATCATTTGGGTGTCCGTTGCCTGGTTAACGGCGGTGTCGTTCAGGACAGCAACACCAATCAGCTGATCTTCAAGACAGAGAAGCTGATAGCATGGGTGTCCCA GTTTGCGACTCTGTATCCAGGTGATGTGTTTTTGACGGGCACTCCCCCAGGAGTCGGTGTGTTCAGAAAACCACCTGTTTTTCTGAAG AGAGGGGACGTGGTGGAGTGTCAGATTGATGAGATTGGATCCATCAGGAACACAGTGGTGTAA